Proteins found in one Pseudochaenichthys georgianus chromosome 13, fPseGeo1.2, whole genome shotgun sequence genomic segment:
- the LOC117457522 gene encoding zinc finger protein 431-like has translation MSMAVIMAVCIFLFVCYCIKRTFAIEATFEFYFEMYLPSLLPFPESLRLSDLRFCFCRLLTLNANMSENLVFYSEIKSILETVIRTSVDIGHSKEKTSTKGATMRREPDFDTVVEMLAREATRKIDAVFSQLSSTLHNENQTLQARVGGLQSELKTTQENFENARMWREHVLSGSPVLFQQSGLVYTLKPSGKLKTRTDQLTGDGPETGHDEAAKEVNSEAESSAAIGQDIKEDSSTTNTADSKTPESQNTQEAGVRGKGKQFVCEVCTKSFSRQFHLMKHRNTHREQRPFSCDQCPRRFRNTETFEYHLLRHEERKYATLKCPLCEKMFKTQMHLKTHQMVHTDTRPFTCSTCEKAFKTKHSLQAHQVVHSAEKPHKCSECGEGFRYAFTLQCHQSIHTGEHPFKCTVCGKAFIKRRSLSAHQRGHRGKMFTCETCGAGFTLQHNLRRHVRIHTGEKPFKCKVCGKSFIQDNRLKSHMLLHGASKSFMCDLCGKTFLYNCQLQKHQKATHDERHGQVVRRRTREKGNRRVIYRRDRTSVDVTPFSCKTCRKGLDSAGALRRHEQIHTGQRQHTCPTCGKSFFYKATYDYHQRIHTGERPFGCDVCGKRFIIPQALKSHKLQHSGEKPHQCEQCDKAFRIYTNLLRHMRVHTGEKPYECEVCGVRFRQLGHVKFHMQVHTGERPYSCSSCGLGFSDSRLLKRHNCAEKHQNTSEDTLATS, from the exons ATGTCAATGGCAGTTATTATGGCAGTGTGTATATTTCTTTTTGTGTGTTATTGCATTAAAAGAACATTTGCAATTGAAGCAACTTTtgagttttattttgaaatgtatttaccTTCGCTACTTCCATTTCCGGAATCATTGCGGCTTTCCGATCTGCGTTTTTGTTTTTGTCGGCTGCTAACTTTAAATGCGAACATGTCAGAGAACTTGGTGTTTTATTCAGAAATAAAATCCATCTTGGAGACAGTCATCAGGACCTCTGTTGATATTGGACATTCTAAAGAAAAAACCTCCACGAAAGGGGCTACCATGAGACGGGAG CCAGATTTTGACACCGTTGTGGAAATGTTGGCACGGGAGGCAACGAGAAAGATCGACGCCGTTTTCTCCCAACTGTCCTCAACACTGCACAACGAGAACCAGACCCTGCAGGCCAGAGTGGGGGGGCTGCAGAGCGAGCTAAAGACCACCCAGGAGAACTTTGAGAACGCCAGGATGTGGAGAGAACACGTCCTGAGCGGCAGCCCCGTCCTGTTCCAGCAGAGCGGCCTCGTCTACACCCTGAAGCCTTCTGGGAAGTTGAAAACTAGAACAGATCAATTGACCGGGGACGGCCCAGAGACCGGACATGATG AAGCAGCAAAGGAAGTGAATTCTGAAGCTGAGTCCTCGGCGGCTATTGGACAAG ACATTAAAGAGGATTCTTCCACAACCAACACGGCAGACTCCAAAACCCCTGAGAGCCAGAACACGCAGGAAGCTGGAGTGAGAGGAAAAGGGAAGCAGTTTGTATGTGAGGTCTGTACCAAGAGCTTCAGCCGGCAGTTCCACCTGATGAAGCACAGGAACACTCACCGGGAGCAGAGGCCTTTCTCCTGCGACCAGTGCCCCAGGAGGTTCAGGAACACGGAGACGTTCGAGTACCACCTGCTGCGGCACGAGGAGAGGAAGTACGCCACCCTGAAGTGCCCGCTCTGTGAGAAGATGTTCAAAACTCAAATGCACTTGAAGACTCACCAGATGGTGCACACGGACACGAGGCCATTCACCTGCTCCACCTGCGAGAAGGCCTTCAAGACTAAACACAGCCTCCAGGCTCACCAGGTCGTTCACTCTGCTGAGAAACCGCACAAATGCTCCGAGTGCGGGGAGGGCTTCCGGTACGCCTTCACGCTGCAGTGCCATCAGAGCATTCACACCGGGGAGCATCCCTTCAAGTGCACGGTGTGTGGCAAAGCTTTTATAAAGAGGAGGTCGCTCAGCGCGCACCAGCGGGGCCACAGGGGGAAAATGTTCACATGTGAGACGTGTGGAGCGGGGTTCACGCTGCAGCACAACCTGAGGAGACACGTCCGTATCCACACCGGAGAGAAACCCTTCAAATGTAAAGTCTGTGGGAAGAGCTTCATTCAGGACAACAGGCTCAAGTCACACATGCTTCTTCACGGTGCCTCAAAGTCCTTCATGTGTGACCTCTGTGGGAAGACCTTTCTGTACAACTGCCAGCTGCAGAAACACCAGAAAGCCACTCACGATGAAAGGCACGGGCAGGTCGTCAGGAGGCGCACTCGAGAGAAAGGGAACCGCAGAGTGATCTACAGACGGGACAGAACCTCGGTGGACGTGACGCCCTTCAGCTGCAAGACCTGCCGCAAGGGCTTGGACTCGGCCGGCGCCCTGAGGAGACACGAGCAGATTCACACCGGGCAGAGGCAGCACACATGCCCCACATGCGGAAAGTCCTTTTTCTACAAAGCCACGTACGACTACCATCAGCGGATCCATACAGGAGAACGTCCGTTCGGTTGTGACGTGTGCGGGAAGAGGTTCATCATCCCTCAGGCCCTCAAGTCCCACAAACTGCAGCACTCCGGAGAGAAGCCTCATCAATGTGAGCAGTGCGACAAGGCCTTCAGGATCTACACCAACCTGCTCCGACACATGAGGGTCCACACGGGGGAGAAGCCCTACGAGTGCGAGGTATGCGGGGTGAGGTTCAGGCAGCTGGGACACGTGAAGTTTCACATGCAGGTCCACACCGGAGAGAGGCCGTACTCCTGCAGCAGCTGTGGACTCGGGTTCTCAGACTCAAGGCTGCTAAAGAGACACAACTGTGCTGAGAAACACCAGAACACTTCAGAGGACACACTTGCTACGTCCTAA